One region of Esox lucius isolate fEsoLuc1 chromosome 17, fEsoLuc1.pri, whole genome shotgun sequence genomic DNA includes:
- the LOC105030000 gene encoding rootletin isoform X4, with translation MVDKCLIIERHSYLHAHAPFRPKSNVLIPLEYCRRTGRSEASLLSGPEDLVWGIQINRPSMSDTENSNADSKLESVIQRLEESVLSEEKRLIVRGSSPEDPPTCLPARVREIVTKNLNESGPMSSVMSVQEENRVLQGELGRLEDLLAHSRAERDELAIKYSAISERLEQALRLEAGDGEGDSPECRSLAQQNVELRRRLDEEQAAYKRKLTAYQEGQQRQAQLVQKLQAKVLQYKKRCGDLEKTVLEKSSELEQHRLNGPCDTSSSSHRGDEDPCGDLENALIRLEEEQQRSNSLSAVNSMLREQLEQAGLANEALSQDIRRLTADWSKSREELEQRESDWRREEESFHSYFSNEHSRLLSLWRQVVGFRRQVCELKSATERDLSDMRNEMARASHSVQSSCSGLSSTLRSREGGAALALEREEALRGKLEAQLRERVAEMMSLQTRRDAERAELNARLSDAVREVERLKGQIEERDRDVASLTRRLEEQSGNDETDMQVMRAHTETLLDTLRDIAQTVLSDGDSSEADQENSEASVLALFRSSSPRRSLSPQRSSSPSRCSSLALIPEASLSALRSAVNSRHLQLQEVRGRLSSAQSSVQTLRRQLTETESARREAEQRCQMLQGERDGVQREKDSMQRERDRLKQDRDTLASDKVAVEKSAQTALIKSQILQMDCEKLQQALTSAQREWDHEREEKEATLQERDLAKAETERVQKQWEQSDSRASVQRRELSAVREAKHQTEVEKQLLEEEKAQLTEALARAEGSNAELSLLVNKLHSEEAALRDSLAKMGSMNEALAQDKSDLNSIISQLEEEKNLLQAEKREAKQEKLTIRDELVRLEQDRLELDSARLALHQSLQESELSRVGMEAELHSLRAEKVKLQDKITQLCGEVSSLGAELGVIRGEEQRQGTALEEIGRDRADLARERAGLVVQLTASERENAALSEEVAAFRSERETLETSLFEVQQQMVQLESRREQLETENQSLRLRCETTTAELRRVRAEGENILAQSEKEMEVLRQALSNTQQESQQALRASIADHQEEVERLTAEKETLRCSLESEHEGALRRLREDAEEQVLRTERERDELRAEVRSLQHDRDQSLLQAETEKQQMLSQKEAEKAVLSERVSILQAELGSAALELERLAREATHHKDQERAAVGALTTELLELRCQLEEAGCRHDRELQRLQENCTDLQTHTDAALKELEECRASLSASEESRDQLRRDMLEMERRLNQTRDTGEGYRRDGVELRRTLCDVTKERDTLSLSNTHLRETLRSTETERISVKRQCEERDQRVALLEESLSSAQREVAELRSCLREVERSRLEARRELQELRRQVKVLDGEKEQKGKEVAELQMRLSLEEQREEERGREIFALKQKLVEADTARTSVKKELSVLQRRLTESESGWRGCEKELTTQLQEARGCEKKLQDEARNLSLRAQTAQDSLTQSSLQLSEAQGRLAATEAELARAEAGRRELEFRLGSLQSALTRTLGIGAGGRGSTSGGRGRSPGGSSHSSITRHRSLSPLRCSLSPPKDFGGSTPDNTMGLSRPISPEREDTPQPVPLPEMDPEVLRCGLRDFLQELRDAQRDRDEARCQLGALQRELEEVTGERDSSQNRLSQLHKTLQEWQDGKRDVDGRLTSTQAMLQQLEENMRRGERERRALTDRVKELERALQTAETEKKHTQDQLSKQRAGEVRLEAERRRLREALEAAETRGTRVELGRRSLEGELQRLKLSLGDREAEGQATQERHAALLKQVKEGESRVTLLQREVDRLSQALSKAQEGEACLREKTQSLSQSLQEATASHSATQGRLAALQKTLGVAEQDRRQLQERVDGARASLNEGKRSMVALTERVQSLQNELTQSELRRGELETELAQTQEALRQRTASLTEAQRNAQSAQTERSSAEERLRGLQRAVAMLETEKKDAERQAVRLEKDKNALRNTLDKVERQKLKTEEGSMRLSAEKGRLDRSLNTAEQELQDAQRQIALLQVSRENENPRQVCYRLVGRMKTQDRSVTG, from the exons ATGGTTGATAAGTGTCTAATTATAGAAAGGCATTCGTATTTACATGCGCACGCACCGTTTCGACCTAAATCGAATGTTTTAATCCCACTTGAATACTGCCGGCGAACTGGACGGAGTGAAGCAAGTTTATTGTCTGGGCCTGAAGATCTTGTCTGGGGGATCCAAATAAACCGTCCATCAATGAGTGACACAGAGAACTCCAACGCGGATTCCAAATTGGAATCTGTAATACAG AGACTGGAGGAGAGTGTGCTGTCAGAAGAGAAGAGGCTAATCGTCCGAGGCTCTTCTCCTGAAGACCCTCCTACATGTCTACCTGCACGGGTCCGAGAGATCGTCACTAAGAACCTCAACGAGAGCG GACCCATGTCATCAGTGATGTCAGTCCAGGAGGAGAACCGGGTGCTACAGGGAGAGCTGGGGAGGCTGGAGGACCTCCTGGCCCATAGCCGGGCAGAGCGTGATGAGCTGGCCATCAAATACAGCGCCATCAGCGAGAGG CTAGAGCAGGCGCTACGCCTAGAGGCTGGTGATGGGGAGGGGGACTCGCCAGAGTGTCGCAGTTTGGCTCAACAGAACGTGGAACTCCGCAGACGTCTGGACGAGGAGCAGGCAGCCTATAAGCGCAAGCTCACAGCCTACCAGGAGGGCCAGCAGAGACAGGCTCAGCTTGTGCAGAAGCTACAGGCCAAG GTCCTGCAGTATAAGAAGAGGTGTGGAGATCTAGAGAAGACTGTGTTAGAGAAGTCCTCAGAACTGGAGCAGCATAGACTGAAT GGCCCTTGTGATACGTCCAGCAGCAGTCATCGTGGAGATGAGGATCCATGCGGAGACCTGGAGAACGCTCTAATCCGGTTGGAGGAGGAGCAACAGAG GAGCAACAGTCTGTCTGCAGTGAATTCAATGCTGAGAGAGCAGCTGGAGCAGGCAGGACTGGCTAATGAGGCACTTAGCCAAGACATACGTAGACTCACTGCTGATTGGTCCAAATCTAGGGAGGAGCTGGAGCAGAGGGAGTCTGATtggaggagggaagaggag TCTTTTCACAGTTATTTCAGCAATGAGCACAGTCGTCTGCTTTCCCTATGGCGACAGGTGGTGGGCTTCCGTAGGCAGGTCTGTGAGCTGAAGAGTGCCACAGAAAG GGACCTGTCAGACATGCGAAATGAGATGGCCCGGGCCTCCCACTCGGTCCAGTCGTCCTGCTCCGGCCTGTCCTCCACGCTACGCAGCCGTGAGGGAGGGGCGGCCCTGGCTCTGGAGCGGGAGGAGGCGCTGCGGGGGAAGCTGGAGGCGCAGCTCAGAGAACGCGTGGCTGAGATGATGAGCCTGCAGACCAGGAGAGACGCAGAGAGGGCTGAGCTGAACGCCAG ACTGTCAGATGCAGTGCGCGAGGTGGAGAGGCTGAAAGGACAGATTGAGGAGAGAGACCGAGacgtagcctctctgaccaggaGACTTGAG GAGCAGAGTGGCAACGATGAGACCGACATGCAGGTGATGAGAGCTCACACTGAAACACTGCTGGACACACTCCGAGACATTGCCCAG ACTGTCCTGTCTGATGGGGACTCGTCAGAGGCAGACCAGGAGAACAGCGAAGCTTCTGTATTGGCTCTGTTCCGTAGCTCCTCTCCTCGTCGGTCCTTGTCACCACAGCGATCCAGCTCTCCTAGCCGCTGCTCGTCTTTGGCCCTCATCCCAGAGGCCAGCCTGTCAGCTCTGCGCTCTGCTGTCAACAGCAGACATCTCCAGCTACAG GAGGTTCGGGGGCGTCTGTCCTCTGCCCAGTCATCGGTCCAGACACTGCGCAGGCAGCTCACAGAAACGGAGTCAGCCAGACGAGAGGCAGAGCAACGCTGTCAGATGctgcagggagaaagagacggagttcaaagagagaaagactcgatgcagagggagagagaccgcCTGAAACAAGACAGGGACACACTGGCCAG TGATAAGGTGGCTGTGGAGAAGTCCGCCCAAACAGCACTGATCAAGTCCCAAATACTGCAGATGGACTGTGAGAAGCTGCAGCAGGCCTTGACGTCGGCCCAGAGAGAGTGGGATCacgagagggaggagaaagaggcaACGCTCCAGGAGAGAGACCTGGCAAAGGCAGAGACTGAGAGAGT TCAGAAGCAGTGGGAGCAGAGTGACAGCCGGGCGTCTGTCCAGCGACGGGAGCTGTCTGCAGTGAGAGAGGCCAAACACCAGACAGAGGTGGAGAAGCAGCTCCTGGAGGAAGAGAAAGCCCAGCTCACTGAGGCTCTGGCCCGG GCTGAAGGCAGTAATGCTGAGCTTTCTCTGCTGGTCAACAAGCTTCACTCTGAGGAGGCAGCCCTCCGTGACTCTCTGGCCAAGATGGGCAGCATGAACGAGGCCCTGGCCCAGGACAAGTCTGACCTAAACTCCATCATCAGCCAG ctggaggaggagaagaaccTCCTGCAGGCTGAGAAACGCGAAGCCAAGCAAGAGAAGCTGACCATCAGAGACGAGCTTGTCCGTTTGGAGCAGGACAGGCTAGAGTTGGACTCCGCACGCCTCGCCCTCCACCAATCCCTGCAGGAGTCAGAGCTGAGCAGGGTGGGGATGGAGGCGGAACTTCACAGCCTCAGggctgaaaaagtgaagctgCAGGACAAAATCACTCAA CTGTGTGGCGAGGTGAGCTCTCTGGGCGCAGAGCTGGGCGTGATCCGgggtgaggaacagaggcaggGCACGGCCCTGGAGGAAATAGGACGGGATAGGGCGGACCTGGCCAGAGAGAGGGCGGGGCTGGTGGTCCAGCTGACtgcatcagagagagagaacgccGCGCTAAGCGAGGAGGTGGCTGCTTTCag GTCGGAGCGGGAGACCCTGGAGACCAGCCTGTTTGAGGTGCAACAACAGATGGTGCAGCTGGAGTCCCGGAGAGAGCAGCTGGAGACAGAGAACCAGAGTCTGCGTCTGCGCTGCGAAACCACCACAG CGGAACTGAGGCGCGTGCGCGCGGAGGGGGAGAACATCCTGGCGCAGAGTgagaaggagatggaggttCTGCGCCAGGCCCTGAGCAATACCCAGCAGGAGTCTCAGCAAGCCCTACGCGCCTCCATCGCTGACCACCAAGAGGAGGTCGAGAGACTGACTGCTGAGAAG GAGACCCTTCGCTGCAGTTTGGAGTCCGAACATGAGGGGGCGCTGCGGCGGCTCAGAGAGGATGCAGAGGAGCAGGTCCTTAGGACTGAGAGGGAGCGGGACGAGCTGAGAGCTGAAGTGAGGAGTTTGCAGCACGACAGGGACCAGAGCCTGCTGCAGGCAGAGACCGAGAAACAACAG ATGCTGTCCCAGAAGGAGGCAGAGAAGGCGGTGCTGTCTGAGAGGGTGTCCATCCTGCAGGCAGAGTTGGGTTCTGCAGCCCTGGAATTGGAGAGACTGGCCAGGGAGGCAACGCATCACAAAGACCAGGAGAGG GCCGCAGTGGGAGCTCTGACCACAGAGTTACTGGAGCTGCGCTGTCAGCTGGAGGAGGCTGGCTGTCGTCATGACAGGGAGTTACAGAGGCTACAGGAGAACTGCACggacctgcagacacacactgacgcTGCCCTCAAGGAG TTGGAGGAGTGCAGAGCTTCTCTGTCAGCCAGTGAGGAGAGCCGAGACCAGCTGAGGCGGGACATGCTGGAGATGGAGAGGCGTCTCAACCAAACCCGGGACACTGGGGAGGGCTACAGAAGGGACGGGGTGGAGTTACGGCGCACCCTCTGTGATGTCACCAAGGAGCGAGATACGCTCAGCCTATCAAACACCCACCTGAGGGAGACATTGAGAAGTACAGAAACTGAGAGGATCAG tgTCAAGCGTCAGTGCGAAGAGAGGGACCAGCGGGTGGCTCTTTTGGAGGAGAGCCTGTCGTCTGCTCAGAGGGAGGTGGCGGAGCTCCGCAGCTGTCTCAGAGAGGTCGAGAGGTCACGGCTAGAGGCCAGGAGGGAACTGCAGGAGCTCCGCAGACAG GTGAAGGTGCTCGATGGTGAGAAGGAGCAGAAAGGCAAGGAGGTAGCTGAGCTGCAGATGCGCCTCTCCCTGGAGgagcagagagaagaggagagagggagggagattttCGCTCTCAAACAGAAGCTGGTCGAAGCTGATACAGCCAGGACCTCCGTCAAGAAAGAG CTGTCCGTCCTCCAGAGGCGTCTGACGGAGTCGGAATCAGGCTGGCGAGGCTGTGAGAAAGAGTTGACCACGCAGCTGCAGGAGGCCCGGGGTTGTGAGAAGAAGCTCCAGGATGAGGCCAGGAACCTGTCCCTGCGGGCCCAAACGGCCCAGGACTCCCTGACCCAGTCCAGCCTGCAGCTCAGCGAGGCCCAGGGACGCCTGGCCGCGACCGAGGCAGAGCTGGCCCGGGCTGAAGCCGGACGCAGGGAGCTGGAGTTCCGCCTGGGCAGCCTGCAGTCGGCGTTGACCCGTACCCTGGGCATTGGGGcaggggggcggggcagcaccaGCGGGGGGAGGGGCCGGAGCCCTGGGGGGAGTTCCCACAGCAGCATCACACGGCACCGCAGCCTCTCACCATTACGCTGCTCATTGTCGCCCCCCAAAG ATTTTGGAGGTTCGACCCCTGACAACACAATGGGCTTATCCAGACCCATCTCCCCAGAACGGGAGGACACACCCCAGCCCGTGCCTCTACCTGAGATGGACCCAGAGGTACTGCGCTGTGGCCTCCGAGACTTCCTCCAGGAACTCCGAGACGCTCAGAGAGACAGG GATGAGGCACGCTGCCAGTTGGGGGCGCTACAGAGAGAGTTGGAGGAGgtgacaggggagagagactcCTCCCAGAACCGCCTTTCTCAGCTACACAAAACACTACAGGAGTGGCAGGACG GGAAGCGTGACGTTGATGGGCGTCTGACTTCCACCCAGGCCATGCTCCAGCAGCTGGAGGAGAAcatgaggaggggagagagggagaggagagcccTCACTGACAGAGTCAAGGAGCTGGAGAGAGCCCTGCAGACTGCCGAGACTgagaagaaacacacacag GACCAGTTGAGTAAGCAGCGTGCGGGGGAGGTGCGCCTGGAGGCGGAGCGGAGGCGCCTGCGGGAGGCCCTGGAGGCTGCTGAGACCCGGGGAACCAGGGTGGAGCTGGGGAGGCGCAGCCTGGAGGGGGAGCTGCAGAGACTCAAACTGAGCCTGGGGGACCGTGAGGCGGAGGGCCAGGCCACCCAGGAGCGCCACGCCGCTCTACTCAAACAG GTCAAAGAGGGGGAGAGCCGTGTGACGTTGCTCCAGAGAGAGGTGGACAGGCTGAGCCAGGCTCTGTCTAAAGCCCAAGAAGGAGAGGCCTGTCTCAGGGAGAAGACCCAGAGCCTCTCTCAGAGCCTCCAGGAGGCCACTGCTTCCCACAGCGCCACCCAGGGGCGCCTTGCTGCTCTACAGAAGACACTGGGGGTCGCCGAGCAAGACCGCAGGCAGCTACAG GAACGAGTGGATGGAGCGCGGGCGTCCCTGAACGAGGGGAAGCGAAGCATGGTGGCACTTACTGAGCGCGTGCAGAGCCTGCAGAATGAGCTGACCCAGAGCGAGTTGAGacgaggagagctggaaacAGAGCTGGCCCAGACACAGGAG GCCCTGCGACAGCGGACCGCCAGTCTGACGGAGGCCCAGCGCAACGCCCAGTCGGCCCAGACAGAGAGGTCCTCTGCAGAGGAGAGGCTGCGCGGGCTTCAGAGGGCCGTGGCAATGCTGGAGACGGAGAAGAAGGatgcagagagacaggccgTCCGACTCGAGAAGGACAAAAACGCACTGAGAAATACACTGGACAAG GTGGAGCGTCAGAAGCTGAAGACAGAGGAGGGCAGTATGCGTCTGTCTGCAGAGAAGGGCCGTCTGGATCGCTCCCTCAACACTGCAGAGCAGGAACTGCAGGACGCACAGAGACAGATCGCCCTGCTACAG GTTAGTAGGGAGAATGAAAACCCAAGACAGGTCTGTTACAGGTTAGTAGGGAGAATGAAAACCCAAGACAGGTCTGTTACAGGTTAG